DNA sequence from the Microtus ochrogaster isolate Prairie Vole_2 chromosome 2, MicOch1.0, whole genome shotgun sequence genome:
aagatggttttgaaaattttcttccctttgaaaatggtctgtcagttattctaggccatagccaaagttggttgtttcaatGTTGCAAAATGAGAcgttgggtgattgctcaggtagctaattgtttCTGCCATATATTGCTCACTTTAGAAGCTACTTGCTTGtatttcctgcctgctcaagtaatattatttcccttctcaagcctttgatagggttgaagattagatagtcatagttaccatcctcttatgatctagccaagccatttcctaaaCAAGACATAGACtccataggatagaatgtttattaaaacattcagcatatattccttgcttaatattgtttatgctgattgtaattctaatcttatacttaatatctgttcctagtgtatattgttttgtattgggtttagaactctcttacttaaacaaaagggggaggtgctgcgggagcttcttctgctccttcagccaatagcctttaagataccagtccacttgggcatggtcttgtttgctttaaaaagcagcggtAGCCATGtgcttgttctcttgcttctggctccacttccagctactaggctcctttcctgattgcacagagggttgctgtctaggacagtgatctgtaagtttttttcctttaaataaatatccatttttaaatcataattccaaactggtgtgggattgttttgtgacttacaccttcagtaGATCAAAAGGCAAGGGCTTTAATCCACTGAactatcttgccagcccctggACTCTGCTTTCCTAAATACATTCCCTAGTTTTGTTTAGCAATTACTNNNNNNNNNNNNNNNNNNNNNNNNNNNNNNNNNNNNNNNNNNNNNNNNNNNNNNNNNNNNNNNNNNNNNNNNNNNNNNNNNNNNNNNNNNNNNNNNNNNNttaagaattatagatcaatagtcatctatgtttgtcatatttatagttagactaatcaggttctttagatacatagagattatattctgcatagaaagataatcttcaaccacttcaaggatctgtggaagatggcatttaaataatttagggttttgttgacatgagacatgactgctcctggcaacaccgatcTATTCtctagagaatgttgagcaccttatacttaatatctgttcctagtgtatattgttttgtattgggtttagaactctcttacttaaacaaaagggggaggtgctgcaggagctccttctgctccttcagccaatagcctttaagataccagtccacttgggcatggtcttgtttgctttaaaaagcagcggtAGCCATGTGCTTGttgttctcttgcttctggctccgcTTCCAgctactaggctcctttcctgattgaaCAGAGGgttgttgtctgggacagtgatctgtaagttttttttcctttaaataaatacccattttcaaatcataattccaaactggtgtgggattgttttgtgacttacgccttcagtagATCAAAAGACAAGGGCTTTAATCcgctatcttgccagcccctggACTCTGCTTTCCTAAATACATTCCCTAGTTTTGTTTAGCAATTACTGGTTCTCTGATTAAAGACAGAAACCTGGCCACTTATACTGTACAAACCAGAGGATATTTTAAGAAGGAAACATCATAAAGCAGAGCGAATGAAATAGATATTTCAAATCCCTATTTTATATGAGGAATCTGAGAGCCATAGAAACTAAGTAATGTCCTCAACTCATGGATGTGTGACCAACTTAGAACCTGAATGGTGGTGCTCATAGAGCAAGGTATTTGTTCCTCCCTCTgtcccagtggttctcaaccttcctaatactgtgatccattaatacagttcctcatgttgttcTGAACCCCCAATCACAAAATAATTCTCATtaatacttcataactgtacttttgttACCCtaatgaatcatgatgtaaatatgatgttttctgatggtctgaagtgatccctgtgaaagggttgtttgacccccaaagaggtGGGGACCCACAGTCTGAGAACCGCTCCTCAATACACTGCTTCAAACTTTACTATTTTGGATGCTTTCACGAGAGGCAAACTACTCAAATTTTAACCTGTCTAAACAGTCACTCCAAACACATGCTGTCGTAGATGGATATGTGCATTGCTTATCGGATAAAAGAGACGTACCTGGTGAACAAAACAACCAAATTACAGCTGCAATAATCTCTCATAGTCCTATACCGTTCAAGAAATCTCTTTAAAGGAAGTTCCAGTTCTAAACCCTGGCATCAGTGAGATTTATGATTCAGGAACCGGAaggaatttgttatttttatcatttccttcttttttttttttttcgagacagggtttctctgtggctttggagcctgtcctggaactagctctgtagaccaggctggtatcatTTCCTTCTGAAGAATGTTGCTCTCAGGTGGTCCTGAGAATGGTCTGCTTTTGAAGACTCAGCTCTAAAGAGCCCTCaaacttggttgttttttttttctgatttttttcttatacacTTATTTAAAGCTAAAATGATAATTATTGCCCAAATGCTACCCCAACGACCATCCTACATGGTCTCCAATGCTTTTGATGAACTTAATGTCATGGTATCATTGGCTTGGTATTTCTCATCTACTTTTTTTGGTTAAAACACTAATTTCTGAACTAGCCCACACCCAGGAAGAAAGGTTAAGAATTAAGAGCTTTACCTGGAATATCTGAAGAATGTTGTGCTTTTCCATGTAGCGGAGTGCAACTTGATAAGGGTCTTCAAAAATGATTGGAGGGAACCGCCTCCTGTAAGTTTGGCTCGATCTCTGAGAACTCTTTCTTTGCTCAAATTCTGTATCCTGAAATTAAAATAGTCCCCCAAAGATTTAtcctttttagaaaataaacttaaaagtaatagcactttttttttgctgtcaCTATCACTGGGATCTAgatttaatgaaatttaaagcCAAGAATTAAGATTTAACACTGAGAATTAAGAAAGATAGTACTTGTGCTactttcatggtgtgtgtgtgtgtgtgtgtgagagagagagagaggggagggggagggagagactaaTGATCTTTAAGGGTTCCTTACAAGAGCATGGATCAAAGGTTATTTACAGAAGCATGGGTAAATTACCAGTGCTTACACCAAGGAGAGAATGCATCTGTCCCAGTAACCATGAACTGCTATGATCCTGAGAGCCAGTTCTTTGGCAGAGCCAACTCATCCTTAAGCACTATAAAGCACCTCAAAACTTGTTGGAGGATATCTTATATTCCTCTACTTCAAATACTTTCTCCAACACAGGGATTTCCAGTTAACTTCACATCTCCTTGCTATAGTAGACACCCATCGTGGGAAGTGATTAAGTGGTCCTTGCTACGGTAGACACCCATCGTGAGAAGTGATTGACTGGTCCTTGGTATGGTAGACACCCATCGTGGGACGTGATTGAGTGACACAGAGTTAGGAGCAGAACCTGAAACCATTGGTTTCCTAAATCCTGGCTCCACCGATCCTTCGTGAGTATCCAGAGGAAAACCAGGAGGCAACATATCTCTTTTGTTTCACACCTTTCCTAAAACCTATGGATAGCACATAAGACATTACATGCGTTTATTCCTCATCTCTGATTTAACCTGCATCTTTCTACCCCCGTGTTCTTGTTCCTAGCACCACAGGTCCTGTCCTGTCCTCCAACCTCCCAGGCAGACATCACATCTCCCTTTTACCTACAGTAGTGACTTCTGTGGTCTGCAGTTTGTCTTGGCTGGAGGTGTAGTACCCTTTTGTGCTGATGGAGGGCAGTTTTTCATACGAGGACTGGGAATTGCTGGTGAATTCAGCATCAGGTAGGTTGTAAGCTTGGAGAGTGGTTGCACTTTCTGTTTCCTCGCCAGTTGAGACCTTGGATCTGATGTCCGTTTGGCTCTCTTCAAATTTGCAAGGCTGTACTTTGAAGTCAGCTTCTTTGATCTCTTTGTTGTCACCAATGTCAGATAATGCGCGGTTCTCAGCCTGGGCAAGTGTTTTGTAGTATGAGCGGTGGTCagcctgtttttctgttttgtggctAATTCGGGTGTTGTCCTCACTAAACCTGTGTTGATCAGTGTCATCTTCATCCAGGAAATCATCGTGGCTGTAGACTTGGCGTTGACTCTTTTCTGAGGTCTTAGAGTCGTCTGGGTCTGGTGAAGTCTGCTCATCATACTCCCAAGATCCTTGGTCAGTCTTCTTAGAAGCTTTCCCACCAGAGGGCAACGGCACTCGATCATCTATATTCTCAGAGGCTTTTCCCTCAAGCAAACTGGGCGATTGCTGATTAGGGGGCTCAGAAGTTCTTCTGTCAGCCTGGACAGATGATCTGCGGTCAGCCTGCTGAGATGTTCTTCTGTGCTCAGTCAACTGAGAAGCCTCTTCAGGAGTTCTTTGGTCAGTCTGTCCAGACCCGGCATTAGCAGTTTGGCTGGATGCGTTGCCGCCAGTTTGCTCGGATAATCCAACCCCAGCATGTTCAGATCCattgtctgtgttttcatggttCAAGGATCCTTCTGGAGCCTCTTGTGGAGGCTTATCCATTTTCTGCTGCACCTCTGACTGGCCTTGGTTGCCAGgcactgtgggtggggcctgaGTTTGGTTGTCTAGGCAACCTTCTATGAACTTGTGATTCCATTGGGCTTTGTTCTGCCTCTGCTGAGGCTGCTCAGAGTAGGTAGGTGGCTTTCCTGCTGACTGAACAACCATCACTATCAAAAGGAAAACTACCGCCCATGGGTAACTGCAGTGTGAGCAAGAGATGTCTCCTGAGAAGAGGTGAAGCCCATAGACAGGCAATCTGGCTCCATCATTGTCTAGTTGGTTTTTTAAActcttactcttttggctcttcaTTCTTTGAAGGGCTgtcacctagctcccaaataaatcacaggggtcttattcttacttacaaATGCgtagccttagcttgacttatttctattcaccttttcttaaattattccatctacctttttaCTCTgggcctttttctttccttatttctgtatatttttaaattgattttattgagctgtacattttttctctgctcccatccctttctctcccctccacttcaaccctctcccgtggtccccatgctcccaatttactcagaagatcttgtctttttctacttcccatgtagattagattcatgtatgtctctcttggggtcctcactgttgtctaggttctctgggattgtgaattgtaggctggttttctttgctttatgtataaaagccacttatgaatgagtacatatgatatttgtttttctggatctgggttacctcacttaatatgatgttttctagatctatccatttgcctgtaaatttcaagatggcattatttttttctgctgtgtagtacttcattgtgtaaatgtatcacattttccttatccattctttggtcaatagactttttggttgtttccaggttttggctatgacaagtaatgctactatgaacatagttgagcacatatccttatggtatggttgagcattttttgaatatatacccaaacatggtcttgctgggtcttgagaaaagttgtttcctaattttctgagaaatcaccacattgacacccaaaggggctgtaccagcttgcattcccaccagcaatgcagaagtgttctctttaccccacaaacctctccagcataagttgtcatcagtgtttttgatcttggccattcttacagttgtaagatggaatctcagagttgatttttatttctctgttggctagggatgttgagcatttccttaagtgtctttcagctattttagattcctttgttaagagttctctgtttaggtctgtattccacattttttttattgtattatttgttcttttgatgaccaatttcttgagttctttgtatattttggagattattcctctgtctgatatggggttggtgaagatgttttttcattctgtaggctgccattttgtcttgttgactgcaTTCTTTGTTTTACAATGCTTTTTAGTTTCAGCAGGTCctgaattgtttctctcagtgacttctgtatatcttacttttagtATTACGCTGTGACTGACTGTGTGACTGGGTGTCTgggccctgatgtcctcctcttcttttcttgcaCCTTGACTTTGCTGTTCCCTGATTTTTGCTCCATTTATTATCTCTACCTgacagccccgcctatccttcctcctgcctagctattggctgttcagctctttattagaccaatcaggtattctAGGCAGGCAAAATAatgcagcttcacagagttaaacaaatgcaacataaaagaatgcaacacatctttgcatcattgaacaaATTTTCCAcagcgtaaacaaatgtaacacacctttaactaatattctacaacagccTAGCAATGGAGTCTTACGGTTTTTACTGGTGCCTAGAGCTATTCttcttcttgtattttctttattttttttttcaggcaggtTCAGGCAGTTTGGGGGCCTAGGTACCATTCTCAGGTTCCACACTTTTAACCAACACCTCTCCCTAAACACCATGAGGGGCTCACACCTGAGAGGGTAGACTACTATTGCCATCAAATTCACACTGCTTTGGGGTCTGACTTAACTTTGTCACAGCCATGCTGCATAGCTTGTGAGTCATTTTCTTGCTGAGTTAGATGAATGATCAGTTGCTGGAATGACAATGGGAAGATTCAGGGAGAGCAGGTTCTAAAGGCATACTGTCAAGTAGTCTTAGAGCAAAAACAGTGTTAAGATGAGAAGGCCAAGCCAAAgttccagaaaggaagaaaacaaagtgtgGAAATATACCAAAAGAATAGTTTGACAAATAGAGAATTTGCACTTGGCAGTGTTGGCCAGTGACCACCAGGTTTTAAGATTTGCATTCCTCCTCTGAAATAAACCTCAAATAATGCATGTGTGAGGTCAGACCATCTATTGCCATAAGTTTAATTGCATTTAACAATTAGAGATTTAAAGCTTAAAAGCCAATATTTGGGGTCAACTGGGAACCTGGCTGCGAATACAGGAACACAGAGGGAACTCCAGGGATGCCGACATAAAGCCACTTAGGAACCAAGCTAGTAGCCCAAAAAGTGTATGCtgaatgaaaatttataaatgatCTGCCATATTTAAGACAATATGGAAGAAATGGACACCACGTTAGCATAAGTGATAAACTGTCTTAGGGCTTGAATGTTCAAAAAGTATCAGTCTGTGTATCTGTTTTTCCATCATAGAAAAAGTACCATAAAGAAAACACTTCCTTAATATTAAAGACacaacttttattaaaatgtatatgtgaCATCTATGTATGTCATATCTATGGGTCAGTATACTTATTTCCAATGGTTATTGGTTTGAGATCTCTCTTTTGTAGTGGAGATAGTTGTAGcccacattttcctctgctctttctgcATCCCATAGCTTTTtgctgtgttgtgttttgttctaCCTATATCAAAGTATTGTCTCACAATTCCTTAATAATTCTGACTTGGCATGGTATCTAGAAATTTGTTAATTTCTAAACATTTCACGTGCTTTCAAGTTTTCTTGATTCAGTCCTAGCTTCATCCTCATGTGTTCTGAGAGGATGCTTTGCATGAGCTGCTCTTTTCTAATGTATGGAGGCTTGTTGTGTGTCCCAACACGCCACTGTGTAAGGACATGGCCCATGAGAGGAGAGTGTATTTCCTGTTGTTGGAAAGAGTGTCCCAATACACCACTGTGTAAGGACATGGCCCTTGAGAGGAGAGTGTATTTCCTATTGTTGGAAAGAGTGTACCATACACAATTTGTGTGGACATGGCCCATGAGAGGAGTGTGTATTTCCGATGGCTTTCCTGTGTTAGGTATCTGTTTCATTATGTAGTTGCTTATTGACTAGTTTAACTATTCTAACCACTGTTGAAGGTTGAGGTATTGAAATCCCCAACAGCTTTTGTAAAATTGCCATTTCCCCCTTCAGTTCTGTTAAGattatttcatgttttgaagTGGGCAGAACTCCATAAAACAAATGTGTTTACAATTCCTCTACCTTTGTGTTTAGTTGACCATTTTATCAGTATATAAAATACTTGTCTATTGTAACAGTTtataaaacagtttattttgtCTGATATTAACATAGCAAGCAAGCTCTCCTTGGTCActgtgtgtgtggtcttttcACACACCTTCACTTTCAACACATTTGTAGTATCAGAACCAAAAAGAGTCTCTGGTAGAGATggttgtatcattttttttctaaaatccaTTCTGACAAACTATTTCTTCTATTTGAAGTGtttaagtccatttatatttaaaCTGATCATGGAAGAGGAAGGACTTCTGCCATTTTGTGATCAATCTACTTTCTATTGTCAAAGTCTCAGTTGCTCTATTACTGTCttcctttatgtttgttttttcttctgttagtttttttgttctttttgtaaatgtaagttttgtttttagtggTTATCGGGGATTGTAATGAACTTTTAAATTCATGCCACCTATTAAGTCTGTTCGTAAGCTATTTTGCAGCTATTAATATGCACAAGTTGAGTCACTCCTGCATTCCTGGAGTGAACCCAAGTAGGTCATACCACACCATCATCTAAATGTGTCCTTGAGATGTGAAAGTACACTTTGGAGGATTTTTCCACTAAATTCATTAGGGAAATTTGTTTGAGAATTGTTGTTTTCCATTGTGTCCTAATATGTTTTTGGTACCAAGACAGTTAAAGTTAGTTTGAaagtttttattccatttttaatggGAAAGTTTGAGTAGCATTGGCGGtagcactttattttttatcagtatattttaattgaaaattttttatacaatatattctgattatagtttcccctcctcACAGATCCTCCCCACCACCCAAttatatcttccttccttccttccttccttccttccttccttccttccttccttccttccttccttcctttcctttcctttctctctcttttttttaagaaaataaacaggcaaacaagcaaacacaaccccaaacaaacaagatttaaaaaaaaaacacaagaaacacacatacttAAACACACGTATGTTgtaggagggcctgcttgttcgttccggccacccggctagcttagccctgaaataatctgTATTGCcctgaaattgtattaattaagtcactgcttggcccattatctctagcctcttattggctaactcccccctcttgatttaacccatttctattaatctgtatattgccacatagcagtggcttacagggaaagattctgcatgtctgactctggtggctccatgatggctttccctgactctgctttcttcctcccagaattcagttctgtcttctctgcctacctaatttctgccctatcaactaggccaaggcagtttctttattcattagccaatgaaagcaacacaccaACAGAAGGAACTTCTACAtcagatgtacacacatacaaacacacaactcaacacacacacacacacacacacacacacacacaataaaaacacaagactagaaaccataatatacaagcaaatgACCATGAGACAAAAATTGTCCAAGCAAAGCCTTACAAAACAAAAGGTCTGCAAgaataccattgagtttgttttatgttaaCCATCCACTGCTGGCCATGGGATTAATAGACTAGTGAGattccactgaagaaaactaaatttccTTTGTACGCAGATGTCAAGATGGGAACTCATGCCCACTTCCTCGTCTCAGCACTGGGATACCATCTGGCTGAAACCTGGGCAGGTTCTGTGCTTGCTGCCACCATTTCAGTGAGTCCATGTATTTTTAGCACATTCTTGAAGATCTGATATAGTATTGTGGTAGATTCATCTGGTCCTAGGTTTCTTTAATCATGTTACTTGTTGGGGATCTGTTGAAGTTGCTTTATACtcttagttttaaaatgttattcattcagtttttaaatgtgtgagtgttttaggcatatgtgtttgtgcactACTTACATGCCTAGTgttcatggaagtcagaagaggacactggctCCCTTGGAATG
Encoded proteins:
- the C2H3orf30 gene encoding uncharacterized protein C3orf30 homolog is translated as MDKPPQEAPEGSLNHENTDNGSEHAGVGLSEQTGGNASSQTANAGSGQTDQRTPEEASQLTEHRRTSQQADRRSSVQADRRTSEPPNQQSPSLLEGKASENIDDRVPLPSGGKASKKTDQGSWEYDEQTSPDPDDSKTSEKSQRQVYSHDDFLDEDDTDQHRFSEDNTRISHKTEKQADHRSYYKTLAQAENRALSDIGDNKEIKEADFKVQPCKFEESQTDIRSKVSTGEETESATTLQAYNLPDAEFTSNSQSSYEKLPSISTKGYYTSSQDKLQTTEVTTDTEFEQRKSSQRSSQTYRRRFPPIIFEDPYQVALRYMEKHNILQIFQVQEMIRYRDQRSSI